tttcaaaagtaaAAAGTTTGTTTCTTTTAGAAACTTACAAAAGCATaataatttgtttcttttttaaacttTCAGAAGTGTCAAATGGGTTCTCaaactttcaaaagtaaaatagtttgtttcttttttaaaaacttacaAAAGCATAATAGTTTGTTTCTTtctataaactttcaaaagtgtcAAATGggttcttaaactttcaattttacgTCGAATGTTCCTGAACTTTCGAAGgagttgaaatttttaaaaagcaattgatatgttaaatataaattgacctttatatctaatggaaccctaaattttcatttttacaacTAGTAGATTcgtgaaatttttaaaagtttagggacaaaatttgtaatcttaaaagtttaaggactaaatagatacaaactcaaagtttagggactaaatttgtaatttaaccaattttttttcttttttcattttcaaaaagaacTATCATTACAAGAATTGAAGGATTTTATTCTTGTTCATTGGGTTGTCCTCGTCCATTATTGAGCTCACACGATTCCCATAAAAACCATAGGAAGAGGGCAAATGTGCATGACTACTTAGTTAGTATGATAGTGTCAGCATATTTCGTACCGAAGGAGAAGTGGGACCCTTTGAGTTCGGTAGTTGGAGTAAGCACCAAATAGATGATGTATAAGCAacgttcttttattttttctcaatgaaagtcgttttttctattaaaaaaatgatgatgcGTAAGCAGTAAAGAGAGTTAAGTACTGAACTAAGCATTGGGAGAACCTCAGACCTCTTGAATAGTCAGAGAACTTGTACTTCCATCTTGTTTTACAATTGGCACATCTGCTTTCCTTTTTATCTAGATTCCTACATTCCCCTTGTttcatttattcatttttccCCCTTCAAGGAGATGGTTTGTACCTATTGACTGTTTATATAGCATAGTGTTTCCTTCCTAGCAAATTCTGAGAATGCTTGTAACACCCCAAGCCCAGGATTCGGAATCTGGATTCGGCCCCTGATGGCCCTGACATTCCCCTGCGTCCCCTGCGACTTGGCTACATCATCCTCACTTACCTTGAATGCTTCTAGAAGTGAACATTGTCCCCACAAAGCAACACGGATTCCGAATTCTGGGCCTGGGGCGTTAcagatggtatcagagcggaACCTCTCCCAGTAAGATGTGGTTCGGGGACGAACCAAGTGGAAGCGGGTGGGCATATAACGACCCGAGtttaggaggggtacatgaatgaaccggtatcacatccgaatgagagggaacctgaggacatgaaagtatggttgagaaaggcttaaaagaattgaaagttactacctataccaacaaggtgcactttccttttcggtggctcaatcataagaactccaaagttaagcgtgcttagcttggagcaatcctatgttgggtgacctcttgggaattttcctaggatgcatgtgagtgaggacaaagcatgctgaaaggacccgtgttggtttatggggacaactttcacttttAAAGCATTCAAGGCAAGGGAGGATGACATAGCCAGGTTGCAAGGGACGTAGGGGAATGCCGGGGCCATTAGGGGCCGAATCCTGGGCCTGGGGCGTTACAATGCTAGTTATGGATATGTTGAAAATACTAGTAGAATAGTAGTTATTGCATAGTGGTAATTAGTTAGTGGGTATCTTGATTATAAATAAAGGGACACTTTAGATGGGAAATGGTTTTTGGTATTGTCCAGTGTGGGACTTTAGAAGAGGGATGAACCTCTTGAAAGACTGTTGATAATGTAATTTCTTCATCGGCACTGCAATGTAGTtatatttgttgttttcttatattttgCATACTTAGGATATCTAACAAAAATGCTTTGCTCATCAAAATTGTTGGTTGTGGTCTTGAACAAGATGAAATGAAATGGGTTCTCCTTCGGCAGTCACTGTTTGTTGTCATGATCACATTGGTCTTTACTtttccaaatttgatgataacTATGTATTGCGTAGATGTTAAAAGGTTTGAGTGAACTAgtttttggataaaattataaaaacaaaatgttaAATTTAGCAAATGCTATGGAGAATATTAAACTCTTatgtaaatgttatttttcGCTAGTTATTTTCATTGTACTTAAGCCAATCAGTTCATAATTACTCTTGAtttggatgattaattaataagaGGACTGTATGTTTTTTCTTTATGAATATCACAGGTAAACAGTATTTTCTCTTTTGCGGCTGATTCTGACTTCTTAGCTAAGGATATTCGTGTGAAACCCGACCTTGATGGTCTTGGTGCTTTGGGTGATGCCGGATGGTACTGTATTCGCTCGATCCTTTTTGCTGCCAACTTTGAACTACCTAAAAGAGTAATTGCCTTGCCTAATCCTGTTTTGAACGAATTGGGCGTGATTTTATCATGTGGATGCTCTCTTTTTTGGGATGATGGGAAAGTAGCAACCTTCCATTGCTCTTTCTTGTCAAACTTGACCATGGATATGACTGCCATAGGAACAAATGGGACATTACATCTTAATGATTTCATTATACCTTACGTAGAGAAGGAGGCCTATTTCTCCACCAGTTCGAAATCCGGGTTCACTGAACTCGTGACTGGTTGGGAACCACTACCAAGCAAACATATCGTTCCTACCGATCTTCCTCAGGAGGCTCACATGGTGAGAGAATTTTCTCATTTGGTTAAAGAGATCAAATTAAATGGCTCCAAACCTGAGAAAAATTGGCCAACCATCACTCGAAAGACTCAACTGGTGCTTGATGCAGTGAAGGTGTCACTCGAGCGAGGATTCGAACCCGTTGAAGTAGGACTGTGATTCCAATGGTCTTTCTTCATTTCTTGTTGCTTTATGATGCTATCTATGTATTGGAACTTCAATTTGTTGGTCTATTAGTGTGATCATGTTCCTTTGCACTTGTAAAGGTTGGAAAGCTTTGCATTGTCTTGAAGAGCTAAAAGCATGGAGAGAAGTCATTCCTTGAAGATGATTGCATGGTTAATTTGTGTCAATTGTGTTTATATGTTGTTCAAATGTTCTTGTAATAAATTTAGAGTCTCCAATTTGGAAGTTTAGATTTTGGATTTCAAACATGGCAggaattttgttaattttatctTCATAATGCTTAaatttattatgaatcaaaactACATGATAGAAGCTAATTTTGTTCAATCACTGAATGAGCTTAATGAGAATTAGAGATAATTAAAATCGGTATTAGTTTTTTGTTAGAAAGAAACTAATGAATTGTAATGTATAGTAAATATACTTTAATATggattttattcaattttaccTGAggattagattttgtgttttgtttctgtttttgaaaattaggttTATGAACATTACTTTTATCTTAAATTTCTTtgtttgttatctattttttattaaattaagtcaaattttgataactaaaaaaagttgtttcaaaaagttgttttttgtttttttttggctAATAAAACCATTTAATTGAAAGAGATGCAAATTATTGAAATGGATGAAATAGATTGGAGTCtatttaaggggaaaaaaaaggtgGAAAGGATTAAGATATCTTTTGATAATATAATGAGTTAGTTTACTATAGTTTGTtgctttcaaaattatttttaaaatggtaGTGAAGAATTAAAGTTATGTATATATGCacacttttatttatatatatgtatgtatatttgaATTCTCTTTTTAGTACGAGTTGGGGATGAGGAATATGAATCACGTACCACTTGATCTTTGATACTAGGGGTTTTGTGGGTTTGGGTTGAAGTATTTTTTAGATCTAATCCAATTATTCAATGGTTAAATTTCTTCAGCTTAAAtaatctttatttaaaaaacatgGTTGGGTGGATTGGTTTTGCTTACTCAGATTATTTATTTACatgtttgttttaaaaatatgtaaaatgtTAATAAGtagaaatttgatttaattatttatatatattgaattaagattaggGTTGtcatcaaatatagaaaaagaaccaaaatatttataaaatataacaaaattttagatatatcaatgatagacgctgatagacacaggtgtctatcagcgtctatcagtaacattgatagacactaataaaagtttatcaatatttatcattagcagttttataattttgctatatcttgtaaatattttcaactttaccatttgaaataatttatcttaagattaacaactcaacttgaatttatataataacatttttattttcaaagtgctaaataactatttttatgagttgctagagaataaattatataaaaaataatgaaataaaataaaataaaaataaatacatgtatatataattgtatcaaaaataaaaaaatatacattcatttgaatcaattaaacccaaaaaaatttcatttatttgaccTCACAACCCAAGCTAAACTCTTATTggcatatatatttgaatttaacccatggatgaaagaatttgaatctctatttatttatttttgtttaggGCATATGCCTTAAAATGGAGATGTTGATGGTCATCACCTTGTTCTAACctctattttaaaaattcttaggaaaattattttaaatgataaaattgttgaaaatatttacaagatgtatcaaaattttagaattattaatgatagatgttgatgTAGACACTAATCGACctttatcaacatctatcaataggtataaaattttgttatattttgtaaatatttcttttcatttttctatatttaaaagtaACGCAAATTCTTAtttgttttctaattaatttgttttttttaaactatttcttattaaaaaaattaactagaatttattgttttgtcattttattttttacggAGAACACACTGTTCGACAGATAAAATCCCAGaaatcatttaatttcaaagcaATTTCGTTCTGCCTAGCAATTCATGTTGTCGCCCAAACCGTCTTCAATCTGGTAAGAATTTTTTTGGAAGCAGCTTCGTCAATCAGATCCATTTCTATTCGGATGAAGAAAGATTGTTCCGAAGCTGAAGAATCTGTTTATCACCGGAGATCGCTTCTATTTTTTGAAATCAAGTTTTCGTTTAATTACATTGATTATCTTCTCCTCGATTTTCAAGTTTCTTTTGTGTTTCCGATTCTTCTTGTTTAGTGCAAGATGATGGTCGAAGATCTTGGTATCGAGGCAAAGGAAGCAGCCGTACGCGAGGTTGCCAAGCTTCTACCGCTTCCGGAGCTTCTGCAGTCAATTAGTTCGATCAAGGCCGATTACATTACTCGTCAACAGGTACTTGTTTTCGACGAATTTCTACCACATTCTTCAACTTCTGTGATTCTTTCCGAGATGCGCCTGAATTTTATCTTGCTTAATTTTTGTTCCAAATTTTTGTGCTGGAGCTTTGTAGGCATTCATACTAATGGTAGGATGTAGAGCAAGTAATTCTgcttttgttttatgttttgttgTAAGAGACTGACGACGACAAGTATTTGATTTAGTTTAGTCAAGAAACACCAGAATATGTTGCATCATTGCTCTTCTGGATAGTGATCCTAGTCGGTCTTGAAAATTCTCAATTCCTCACCTACAGACTTATGCTTAATGCATTTCAGACTTGAGCACTTGCACTTAAAATCGTACTTCGACCATCCGTTCCTAGGAACGTATATAGTCTACAAAAATTTCAGGAGTTggtgattttaaataattgacaAGTGATGTACATCCTTGAGAGTAATGAATAAAAATCAGTGCTGCAAACAAAGCGTGAATGCAGGGTATAACTATAACACTTGTCCATGTTATCAATTTTGGATCTCACTTAAGCTTCCATAAGCTGAGCTAATTTTTgctttcatttaattttttctgGTAATTGGGTCTGGTCTCTGGATGTTGCACGCCACTCCACAATTCAGGTACTCCTCCTCATGTGAACTTCAGAACGTAAATTCTCCCATTTTgcctaatttttttatataattgggGCATTTGATTAAACTTCTGGGTGCAAATGCAACATGTGTTTTTAGATGAAGTTTTGCAGTTTATTGTTGCTGTAAACAGCGTCAAAATTGGTTTAATTCAACAATCAACTTCCCACATAATATTAGTTAATGATACGAATGCTTATAGTTATTgatttgaaaatatgttttgtACAGCTGAAGCATAATTGCTTGTATTCTGATGTTGTTTACAGGCACGATTACTGGTTGTCTTATCTTTCtgctaaacatattaagttagCCTTGTTTTGTGGGGTTTACTGAACTCAataattctttttttgtttttctttttttctcctgAATGTTGCTATTGTACTTTGTTTGTAGGCAAATGATGCACAACTCAGTACAATGGTTGCAGAGCAGGTACAGCTGACAGCTTTTCCCCATAATTTTTGAAGAGATATGTTGTCTCACCATTGTGTATTACCATATTTACTATTGGACTGAATGTTCTGAGATGCACTTGAAGATAAGGAAGCTAGTGTTGCTGAAATAGTCTTGCTTCCCCACATGAATGCAGGTCGAACAAGCACAAGCTGGACTGGAGTCACTTTCACTATCTGAGAAGACAATAAATCAGCTTCGAGAGAACTTCATTTCAATTGAGAAGTACGAAAATAGATGCACTAGcagtaaaataaatattttgattcaagtATTTTGACAACTCAATTGCCATGGGCATTCAGGTTATGTCAAGAATGCCAAACATTAATAGAGAACCATGATCAGATAAAGCTCCTTAGCAATGCAAGGAATAACTTATTGACAACCTTGAAGGTCGGTCAGCCTTCTCGATaattataaatgtaatttatctCAAATGTGCCCTTGTAATTGAATACACTCTTGGATGATTTATGTGGCTgtcttgttttcatttttgttcttGTTATTTTAGCTATTATTTAGGTCTTTATAGAATTCTAGATGCATAACTCGAGAAATTGTTTGTAAATTGAACTTGTACGATCTGCGCTGCAGTTGCATTAAGTACTCAGACTATTAATTTAACAGGCCAACTATCAACTTTTCTTATAGCGAAATCTTACATATCCTGCATGAAatactaaatccaaaatcaatctTCTCACTATAAGCTCAAGACCTTTTTAACTTTATTTCTCTATCCATTTGTTTTCTCTCCATGGTGGTTAGCTGCACTCATATGGTGTTATAGAACTAATGTTTAAGCCTTCAATAGGATGTTGAGGGCATGATGTCCATATCTGTTGAAGCAGCTGAGGCCCGTGATTCTTTGAGTGATGATAGAGAGCTTATAAACACTTATGAGGTGAAGTGGCTTTGTTGTTATTGTT
This genomic window from Benincasa hispida cultivar B227 chromosome 4, ASM972705v1, whole genome shotgun sequence contains:
- the LOC120076449 gene encoding uncharacterized oxidoreductase At4g09670-like codes for the protein MADTIIRFGIIGAAEIARKVSRAIALAPNATLLAIGSRSLEKASKFASDNGFSPQVKIYGSYEAVLDDNEIDAVYIPLPTGLHLRWAVLAAEKKKHVLLEKPVALNVAEFDKILEACEANGVQFMDGTMWMHNPRTAKMKEFLSDADKFGQLKWVNSIFSFAADSDFLAKDIRVKPDLDGLGALGDAGWYCIRSILFAANFELPKRVIALPNPVLNELGVILSCGCSLFWDDGKVATFHCSFLSNLTMDMTAIGTNGTLHLNDFIIPYVEKEAYFSTSSKSGFTELVTGWEPLPSKHIVPTDLPQEAHMVREFSHLVKEIKLNGSKPEKNWPTITRKTQLVLDAVKVSLERGFEPVEVGL